The proteins below are encoded in one region of Brachionichthys hirsutus isolate HB-005 chromosome 12, CSIRO-AGI_Bhir_v1, whole genome shotgun sequence:
- the desma gene encoding desmin a isoform X2: MSKSYASSAQSASSYRRTFGSGIGSSPMSALFSSGGGGRSSSHATSRVYEVKSTSLPSFSSYRASPGAGGAGFGSSTAMRTYSGEKLDFNLADAMNQDFLNTRTNEKAELQHLNDRFASYIEKVRFLEQQNAALTVEIEKLRGREGPGRVAEMYEDEMRELRRQIEALSSQRARVEVERDNLADDLQKLKLRLHEEIHQKEEAENNLSAFRADVDNATLARLDLERRIESLQEEIGFLKKIHEEEIHELQNQMQDTQVQIQMDMSKPDLTAALRDIRLQYEGIAAKNIGEAEEWYKSKVSDLNQAVSKNHDALRQAKQDTMEYRHQIQSYTCEIDSLKGTNESLLRQMRDMEDRMGREASGYQDSIAQLEADIAKMKDDMARHLREYQDLLNVKMALDIEIATYRKLLEGEESRITTTVPMQSAYSSIGFRETSPEAPQQRSSEVHSKKTVLIKTIETRDGEVVSESTQHQQDIV, from the exons ATGAGCAAGTCCTACGCCTCCTCCGCCCAGTCGGCCTCCTCCTACCGCCGCACCTTTGGCTCCGGCATTGGGTCTTCCCCAATGTCAGCCCTCTTCTCCTCTGGAGGAGGTGGCCGCAGCTCCAGCCACGCGACTTCCCGGGTCTATGAGGTCAAGAGCACCAGCCTGCCCTCCTTTTCCAGCTACCGGGCATCCCCTGGTGCCGGTGGAGCCGGGTTCGGATCCTCCACGGCCATGCGCACCTATTCCGGAGAGAAGCTCGACTTCAACCTGGCTGATGCCATGAACCAAGACTTCCTCAACACAAGGACCAATGAGAAGGCCGAGCTTCAGCACCTCAACGACCGCTTTGCCAGCTACATTGAGAAGGTGCGcttcctggagcagcagaacgCAGCCCTGACGGTGGAGATTGAGAAGCTGAGGGGCCGCGAGGGGCCCGGGCGTGTGGCTGAGATGTATGAGGATGAAATgagggagctgaggaggcaaATAGAGGCCCTCTCCAGCCAGCGAGCTCGcgtggaggtggagagagacAACCTGGCTGATGACCTCCAGAAACTGAAGCTCAG ATTGCACGAGGAGATCCACCAGAAGGAAGAGGCTGAGAACAACCTCTCTGCTTTCAGAGCC GATGTAGACAATGCCACTCTGGCCAGGCTGGACCTGGAGAGACGCATTGAgagtctgcaggaggagatcgGCTTCCTCAAGAAGATCCACGAAGAG GAGATCCACGAGCTGCAGAACCAGATGCAGGACACTCAGGTGCAGATCCagatggacatgtccaaacccgACCTGACTGCTGCTCTGAGGGACATCCGCCTGCAGTACGAGGGCATCGCCGCCAAGAACATTGGAGAGGCCGAAGAGTGGTACAAGTCCAAG GTATCTGATCTGAACCAGGCCGTGAGTAAGAACCACGATGCTCTGCGCCAGGCCAAGCAGGACACCATGGAGTACAGGCACCAGATCCAGTCCTACACCTGTGAGATAGACTCGCTCAAAGGCACC AATGAGTCTCTGCTGCGCCAGATGAGGGACATGGAGGACCGCATGGGCCGCGAGGCCTCTGGCTACCAGGATTCCATTGCGCAGCTGGAGGCAGACATCGCCAAGATGAAG GACGACATGGCTCGTCACCTGCGAGAGTACCAGGACCTCCTGAATGTTAAGATGGCCCTCGATATTGAAATTGCCACCTACCGCAAActgctggaaggagaggagagcag GATCACCACCACGGTGCCGATGCAGTCTGCTTACTCCTCCATCGGATTCAGAG AGACCAGCCCGGAAGCCCCCCAACAGCGCTCCTCAGAGGTTCACTCCAAGAAGACTGTGCTCATCAAGACCATAGAGACCCGTGATGGAGAG GTTGTCAGTGAGTCCACACAGCACCAGCAAGACATCGTGTAA
- the desma gene encoding desmin a isoform X1: protein MSKSYASSAQSASSYRRTFGSGIGSSPMSALFSSGGGGRSSSHATSRVYEVKSTSLPSFSSYRASPGAGGAGFGSSTAMRTYSGEKLDFNLADAMNQDFLNTRTNEKAELQHLNDRFASYIEKVRFLEQQNAALTVEIEKLRGREGPGRVAEMYEDEMRELRRQIEALSSQRARVEVERDNLADDLQKLKLRLHEEIHQKEEAENNLSAFRADVDNATLARLDLERRIESLQEEIGFLKKIHEEEIHELQNQMQDTQVQIQMDMSKPDLTAALRDIRLQYEGIAAKNIGEAEEWYKSKVSDLNQAVSKNHDALRQAKQDTMEYRHQIQSYTCEIDSLKGTNESLLRQMRDMEDRMGREASGYQDSIAQLEADIAKMKDDMARHLREYQDLLNVKMALDIEIATYRKLLEGEESRITTTVPMQSAYSSIGFRETSPEAPQQRSSEVHSKKTVLIKTIETRDGEMKFSLSQGASAQSVVSESTQHQQDIV, encoded by the exons ATGAGCAAGTCCTACGCCTCCTCCGCCCAGTCGGCCTCCTCCTACCGCCGCACCTTTGGCTCCGGCATTGGGTCTTCCCCAATGTCAGCCCTCTTCTCCTCTGGAGGAGGTGGCCGCAGCTCCAGCCACGCGACTTCCCGGGTCTATGAGGTCAAGAGCACCAGCCTGCCCTCCTTTTCCAGCTACCGGGCATCCCCTGGTGCCGGTGGAGCCGGGTTCGGATCCTCCACGGCCATGCGCACCTATTCCGGAGAGAAGCTCGACTTCAACCTGGCTGATGCCATGAACCAAGACTTCCTCAACACAAGGACCAATGAGAAGGCCGAGCTTCAGCACCTCAACGACCGCTTTGCCAGCTACATTGAGAAGGTGCGcttcctggagcagcagaacgCAGCCCTGACGGTGGAGATTGAGAAGCTGAGGGGCCGCGAGGGGCCCGGGCGTGTGGCTGAGATGTATGAGGATGAAATgagggagctgaggaggcaaATAGAGGCCCTCTCCAGCCAGCGAGCTCGcgtggaggtggagagagacAACCTGGCTGATGACCTCCAGAAACTGAAGCTCAG ATTGCACGAGGAGATCCACCAGAAGGAAGAGGCTGAGAACAACCTCTCTGCTTTCAGAGCC GATGTAGACAATGCCACTCTGGCCAGGCTGGACCTGGAGAGACGCATTGAgagtctgcaggaggagatcgGCTTCCTCAAGAAGATCCACGAAGAG GAGATCCACGAGCTGCAGAACCAGATGCAGGACACTCAGGTGCAGATCCagatggacatgtccaaacccgACCTGACTGCTGCTCTGAGGGACATCCGCCTGCAGTACGAGGGCATCGCCGCCAAGAACATTGGAGAGGCCGAAGAGTGGTACAAGTCCAAG GTATCTGATCTGAACCAGGCCGTGAGTAAGAACCACGATGCTCTGCGCCAGGCCAAGCAGGACACCATGGAGTACAGGCACCAGATCCAGTCCTACACCTGTGAGATAGACTCGCTCAAAGGCACC AATGAGTCTCTGCTGCGCCAGATGAGGGACATGGAGGACCGCATGGGCCGCGAGGCCTCTGGCTACCAGGATTCCATTGCGCAGCTGGAGGCAGACATCGCCAAGATGAAG GACGACATGGCTCGTCACCTGCGAGAGTACCAGGACCTCCTGAATGTTAAGATGGCCCTCGATATTGAAATTGCCACCTACCGCAAActgctggaaggagaggagagcag GATCACCACCACGGTGCCGATGCAGTCTGCTTACTCCTCCATCGGATTCAGAG AGACCAGCCCGGAAGCCCCCCAACAGCGCTCCTCAGAGGTTCACTCCAAGAAGACTGTGCTCATCAAGACCATAGAGACCCGTGATGGAGAG ATGAAGTTTTCTTTGAGCCAGGGGGCTAGTGCCCAGTCC GTTGTCAGTGAGTCCACACAGCACCAGCAAGACATCGTGTAA